Genomic window (Verrucomicrobiota bacterium):
GTCCTGACGGATAAATCCGGGAAGGTAGTTTTCCTGGAAAAGCCTTCGGCTGAAAATCCCGCCGGGATTCCATTAACGCTTGAAGTGGGTATAAACAATTACCTCATCATTATTCAATTCGGTGCAATCGCTGCGGTAGTAGTCCTATACTGGAACCGTCTTCTGACCATTCTGTTCGGCATCCTGGGGAAAGACCGAAACGGTATTCTCCTTCTGAGAAACCTGATGGTAGCGTTCATCCCGGTCGCGGTACTTGGTTTACTCTTTAAGGATCTTATTGATCGTTACCTATTTGGAAACTTACCGGTTGTATTGGCTCTTTTTATAGGAGGGGTTGCCATATTAATCGTAGACCGGTGGCATCGCAAACAAGTCAAAGACGACCTTGGGCCGGACCTTCACGAACTGACGCTAAAACAATGCGTGTTTATTGGAGCCTTGCAATGCGTTGCGTTGTGGCCAGGGACCAGCCGCTCAATGATGACCATTATTGCGGGTTATCTGGTGCGATTGTCACCGAATAAAGCTGCAGAATTTAGTTTTCTGCTAGGTTTGGTCACTCTTTCAGCGGCTTCTATTTATAAAGGATACAAGGTGGGTCTGCCCATCACGGACGCATTCGGATGGTGGATGCCACTCCTCGGCTGCCTAATTGCGGCTGTTTCTGCCGCCATCGCTGTAAAATGGATGGTTAACTACGTGGGGAAGCACGGATTAGCCGTGTTCGGCTACTACCGTATCGTTCTGGCGGTAGTCCTGGCAGTGGTATTCTACGTGTAGGAGATACTATTATTATCCAAAGCGTACTTGACCCACAGAAAACCGACCCCTATTTACATGCGTTTCCCAAAATCCGGGGACTAGAAAAAACTCTTTAATTTTCGAACCACCATGGCTAATCCAAAACGCAAACAGTCTAAGCAACGCAGCCGCCTACGTCGCGGAGCCAATCGCTTTAAAGCCCCTGAATTATCAAAGGATAACACTGACGATACACTTTTCCGACCTCACCGCGTAAATCCTGCCAATGGGATGTACCGTGGTCGTCAGGTTCTTGATATCGAAGTATAATCCAGGAGAACCTGCTACTCCACTTTCACCGCCCTATGGCTGAAGAGACAGGTTCACCTAAAGCATCGATAGCAGTAGATGTCATGGGCTCAGATTTGGGTCCAGGAGAGATTATCGTAGGAATTGCTCTGGCTCTCACCAGCCTGAAACATTTGCCCGAGCAGTTTATACTCGTGGGCGATGAATCCACAATCCGCCAGCATTTGGAAGAGCAGGGACTGTCCAAGAATCCTCGAATTCGCGTGTTCCACGCCTCTCAGGTTATCGAAATGGGTGAAAAACCGCTCAAATCACTGAAGGCGAAAAAAGATTCATCCATGGTCCGGGCGATTGAGCTGGTTAAAGAAGGGGAAGCCAAAGTAGTCCTAAGTTGCGGAAACACCGGAAGCCTGATGGCCGGTGGAACCCTGAAACTGAGAACCATTCCAGGCATAGCCCGTCCAGCTCTGGGGGTCATCATTCCCAATCAAACCAAGCATTGGGTTCTGATCGACGCAGGAGCCAATCCCAATCCGTCACCTGAGAACATGGTGAGCAATGCGATCCTTGGGAAAAACTACTGCAAAGTAGCACTGGGTATTGAAAACCCACGCGTGGGATTGATTTCCATCGGTACCGAGGAGGGTAAAGGAACAGAATTTATTAACGAAACGCATCAACTCTTGAAAAAATTGGGGCCACTAATTAATTACCAGGGCCCGGTTGAAGGATTTCAGCTGTTCAGTGATGGCATTGACGTTGCTGTATGTGATGGCTTTGTAGGCAATGTTTTACTCAAATCCTGCGAGGGATTATTTGCCACTATTACCAGCTTTCTCGAACAGGAGCTCAACGCCAATCCCCTTCGTAAAATGGGCGCACTGATGAGCAAAGGGGCTTATAAGGCAATGAAACATCAACTGAGCCCTGAACGCTACAGTGGGGCTCCCCTGCTGGGATTGAATGGCGATGTTTTGAAAGCCCACGGATCCAGCAATCGTTATGCCATTGAAGGTGCCCTGACAATTGCTTCGGAGTTTATTCGGAAGGATATGAACCACCTGATCCGGGAGGATGTAACTAAAAGCATCGCTCTATTAAATGAGACTGCCGAGGTCTAAAATAGACCTAGACAGAGAATGACCGAATCTATCTAATTTGCAGCTTATGTCTTGTACAGCCCCGGGGGTAATCATAGCAGGAACCGGTTCCTATACACCAACCACAGTCGTCACAAACGAGGAAATATCTACCCGTGTGGATACATCGGATGAATGGATCGCCTCACGTACAGGTATTCGTGAAAGATGCTTTGCACCAGATGGAGAGGTGACTTCCACGATGGGTGCAAAAGCAGGCCGAGCTGCAATGGAAGCAGCAAACATTGAGCCGCATCAAATCGACCTGATTGTTGTAGCTACCCTGAGTCCGGATATGAACTTTCCTTCAACTGCATCTTTGATCCAACATCGATTGGGTCTACGGATGGTAACCAGTTTTGACCTGTCGGCAGCTTGCTCAGGGTTTTTATACGCACTGGAAGTGGTTTCAAATATGATGCGGAGCAATTCTTACGCACATGCTTTGGTTATCGGTGCTGAAAAAATGTCCCCCCTCCTTGATTGGAGCGATCGGGGTACTTGCGTCTTATTTGGAGATGGAGCCGGAGCAGTGGTCCTGAGCAAAACGGAGGACACCAGTCACGGGATAATCGATTGCTACAGTGGCAACGATGGATCAAATCCAGAATTACTTTGTTTACCAGGTGGAGGTAGTGCGATCCCGACCAGTACCGAGTCATTGGCCCAAGGACAGCATTTTATAAAGATGAATGGCCGGGAAATATTCAGAATTGCAGTACGATGGATGGAACAGTCTGCTATCATCATGCTCGAAAGGCATAACCTTAAGCCTGAAGATATAAGCCTGATTATCCCGCACCAAGCTAACTTGCGAATCATCGATGCCCTGGCCCGCTCTATTAAAATCCCAAATGAAAAGTTTTTTGTGAATGTAGACCGTTATGGTAATACCTCAGCCGCTTCAGTACCTATTGCCCTGGATGAAGCCTGGCAAAAAGGTTGCATTAAGTCGGGTGATTATGTGCTATTGGTGGCTTTCGGAGCTGGATTAACCTGGGGCTCAACACTTATAAAATGGCATTGATTATGCAGAAATTGAAATGGATTTATCTGGTTGGATTGCTGACCTTTTTACAAGGCACCTTGAAGGCCGAAATTGTGTGGAACCCTACTACAGGATGGGAACTGGTAGGTGACCGCTCCAGGGCTTTCATCGGTGATCCTGAAGAGTTTGAGGATATTCGCAAATTGATGAATGTTGCTCGAGAAGCACATGAGCGTGGAAAGCACAAAAAGGCGATTAAGATGTACCGCCGTGTATGGGACCGCTACCCGGGATCTATTTTTGCGCCCGAATCCTTATACCAAACGGCCTTGGTGGAACACGATCGCAATTCTTTTCGAAGAGGCTTTAACGCACTGACAACTATCATTCTGGGTTACCCGGATTACGAGAAATACACCACCGTTGTCCGCCTTCAATTTAGTATTGCGACGGATTTATACGACGGGAAACGAGCCAAATATTTTTGGGGATTGCTTCCAGGATTTAAAGGCTACGACCGTGCGATTGTCATGTATGAAACCATGGTTTCGAATGCCCCATTCAGCGAATACGCTCCCATGGCACTCATGAAAGCAGCAGAATTGCATATTGCCTTAAAAAACGACATCTACGCTCTCGATTCCTTGGACAGATTGATAAACAATTATCCTGATAGTATGTTGGCCGGAGACGCCTATCTGATGCTTGCGTCAGCGTTTTCCAGATTGGTCGACGGTCCGGAATACGATCAAGGTGCTACCAGAGAAGCGATAAATTACTTTGAGGATTTCTTAATTCTATTTCCTGATCATCCAAAGGTTAAGGAAGGTGAAGATGGCCTGGCTAGAATGCTAGGAATCGAAGCACAAAGTCAGTTGATAAAAGGAGACTTTTATTGGAAAAAACGGAAGGACCCGGTTGCGTCCAAAGTATTTTATAACGAAGCAATTACCACCGCGCCCAACTCTCCTGAGGCAGAAAGAGCGAAGAAGTTGATCGCCCAAATCGATGCCAAGATTAAAGCGTATGCTGAGAAAGCCGGTATCATCTTAAAAGATTCTTTTGTCCCAACATCAAATGACGAGGGAGTGACCGAGACCGATCCTAAGAAGCTCAGGTAAGCAACTGTGTTTCATTTTATTTGGTGCTGCCTGACTACCCGTATTGGAAGCATTGTGTTGAGGAAGCCAACATTTAGGCTGAGTCGAATGGATTCTGCCTCTCAAAGCCGGAGGGGTGATAGAAATTGAAGCACCGGGCTTCATGAATCTTAAACCGAAAAGAAATGATCGCAGGTATCGAGGAAAGTTTGCAAAAAGGTGAAGAAAAGAAGGAGTCTTTCTCAAACTGATATGATAAACTCCAATCACGAAACAGGGATAATTCCTATCAGAAACTAATTTCAAATTTATGTCCTTAGCGAAAAAACTTCTAATCGTGACAGCTCTAGCCGTCGAATGGCTGTTTTATGGATGCGCCTCCTATCAAGCTGGAGACGGAACTATGGTGCCTTTTTCATCGATTCAAATTAGCCCGGTCATTAATGAAAGCCAGGCACCTCAAATTAACCAAGTCGTCAATCACGACCTTAGGGAAGTATTTATCAAGAGCGGTAAGGTACAGGTAGAAAGCACCGGCACTGAAGCCAAACTCAACGTCACATTAAGTGGGTATGAGCGCCAAACGATTGCCACTAATTCCCAAGATACCGCGCTCGCACGCAAATATGCGCTAACCCTAACCGCTTCGTGCGATCTAATAAATTTAACTGAAGAGAGCCCCTATTTCTTAAATCGCGAGGTCTCCGTGACTTTGGATATTTTTCTCGATTCAGGACAGACCTCGACAGAGACCAACGCGATTCCTCTCCTGAGTAAGAAACTGGCTGAAGCCATAGAGAACGAGGTACTTCAAGTTTGGTAGGAAAATGAATACGCCGATTCTAGCACCTTCGATACTTGCCAGCGACCATGCTCGCCTGGCTGATGGAGTTGCTACGATCAAACAGTCCGGACTTTCGTGGGCTCACATCGACATAATGGACGGGCACTTTGTCCCGAACCTCACCTTTGGCCCTGAGATTGTAGCCGCACTTCGTAGAACTTCAGACTTGTTTTTCGATGTGCATCTCATGCTGGATAATCCACAGCTTTACGTAGAAGCGTTTGCGAAAGCAGGAGCGAATCTGATTAGTATCCATGTAGAACCTGATTACGATATTCTCAAAACCTTGGCCACGATCCACGAACTTGGTTGCCAAAACGGAATAGTCTTCAATCCCGGCACTCCCGTGGAAGAAGTTGAACCATTCATTGATAAGGTGGATCTCGTTCTAGCCATGACCGTACAACCAGGCTTTGGTGGTCAATCGTTCCAGCACAAAGTTTTACAAAAAACGAAGGTGCTTTCTGAAATGAGGAAAGAGCGATCTCTCACATTTCGCATAGAGGTAGACGGAGGAGTCGATTCAACAACTCTCCCACTTTGTATGGAAGCGGGAATTGACACATTCGTAGCTGGCACAGCGTTCTTCAAGCCTGAGCTAAGAAAAGCACTTTTAGAACTTGTAAGATAATACGCGATCAGGAATGAGCACTCAATTATGGGCAAGGCGCAGCACTTCTTTATATTGATTCCTGAACAGGGTTCCCAATTCGCGGGCCAATACTACTTCAGCTTCCGGATTACCTGATCCAATAGTAGGAGCGTATTTTTCGAAAACAGCATCATAAGAGATGAGCGACATGTCATCGAAGACCCTGGTCGCTTCCGCAGGAAATTTGTTTTCCAGCAAGGCAGCCCAAGCCTCTTTTAATTCAGGATGTAAATCCAAACACATCACCCGAATTAAGAATCGAATCTCACTAAATAAAGGATTGGTCCATTCAGCGTGATAAGAGAATTCAGAAGCTCGTTCGAAAGGTTGATAATCCGGATCGGACATTAAAGGCATGTTGGCTGGTGAATAGATATCCGGCCGAATCGCCGTCCGCCGCAGGGAAAACCGGTGAGGAGCTCCTTCTTGTTGAGGATTGGCTTTAAAGCTCCACAATTTTTGCCCTTCCAAAGACATAACAAATTCCAGGAATGCTTCGCCAAGTTCTTTATTGGGTGCACCTCTCAACAAAGAAATGGGATCAGCTGAAATGGTCGACCCGCCCTTGGGCGTTACGAACCCGAGGCGATGTAAGGCTGCCCGGGAATCCACAGACTCAACCTGAAATTTTCCGTAGAAATCGATAGTCATTCCTACAGCCGCTTGCCCCAAAGATACATCGATAGAGGGTTTCATCGAAGAATCAGTAAAGTATTGAGCATTACCGGAGATGCGTCGAATTAAACGAAGGCCCGACTCCCAACCAACACGAACCGCAAGTGCTTCTGCTTCTTCTGGAGAATGCCCGGCCGATTTAAACTCAGCCAATCGAATCTGGATTTGCTGCTGAATTATCATCTCAAATGCCTGAGTGATAGATCCACTTTTGGTGGGATCACAAACAGCCACTTCACCGAAAAGCCTGGGATCTTCCAGGTCCCACCAATGCTGCGGTGGCTCATCGATTCCTAATCGATTCAGCGAATCCAAATTATAAATCATTCCATAGGAAGAAAGCACGGAACCCATCCAACGGCCTTCGGGATCCCAGTACCGTTCACCCGATAACAATTCAGGAATTCCGCCTTCTCCAAACCAATCAGGATGTGTTTCAAAAAGTTTACTCGCGACGGTATTACCAATTTGGGCCTGCCGATTATGGTCATAGTTTCCACCACCAAAGAACACATCAATTCCGCATGATATTTCTGATTCAAGAAATGCACGCCTGGCTCGTTCCTTTACGGTATCGTCGTTCGGAGTGTTGTCGAATACTTGACTGAGATCGGCAAAACTCACCTGCACTTCAGTATTCCATTTGTTGCCCAGATCATTGGTCCAATGACTCCTGAAGGCGGCCGTGTATTCCCCTTGTAAATACCTCGCTATTTCACTGGTTCCGCCAAGCACACGCCAATCGACAACCACATCCTTCCCAGTCTTTTCCCGGTACCACTCCCGAAATCCTCGTCCGAACTCATGCCTGATGGATTCATTGTGCGGGGTCACAATAATCACCGATGCAGTCCCAGGTGCGGCCACCTCCTCCTTGTTGCGAAACAGGAAAGGTAACCCAACAACAAGGGTGAGTAAGGAGATGATGACTATATTTTTGGTCACAGATCTTAATTCAGTTCTTACTCAGTCTTTCAGCACAACCACATCCTCGGAGTCAGCCCATACGAAGAGTTGCTGGCCCCTATCTCCCCACATGAACCGCGGATTCAATTCAAACACTTTCAAAGGCACATCACCGCAATCAAATTGATACTGTGCAACTTCGCCAAAATAGGTGGCATCACCGACCTTACCTGGAATACAATTTTCCTCGGTCTGATAAGTTTCAATCTTCAAGCTTTCAGGACGAATCACACAGGTGGCTTGCATTCCCGCCTCCAGATCCACGGCTGATTGGGCCAGAGTACCGCTCAATACTCCAAGCTCGGTTTTGATAGCAGCCATGCCACCACCCGTATCGACTACCGTGCCACTAATGAAGTTTGCTTCCCCAATAAAGTTGGCCACAAATCGACTTTGCGGACGACGATAGACCGCTTGCGGGGTACCAACCTGAAGAATTTTACCTCTTCGGAGGACAGCCAATCGATCAGCAATAGAAAGGGCTTCTTTCTGATCATGGGTCACATACACTGTAGTCAACTCATACTCTTTGCAGACGCGCCGGATCTCAATCCGCATCTCGTTGCGCAGCTTCGCATCCAGATTCGATAACGGTTCATCCAGCAAAAGGCAGCGCGGCCTTACAACGAGCGCCCGTGCCAAGGCAATCCGTTGCTGCTGCCCACCAGAAAGTTGATTGGGTTTTCGATTTCCATAGTCAGCCATCATAACCGCAGCCAAGGCTTCTTGAGTGCGCGCCTTAATTTCCGCCTTTGGGAGTTTCTGCTCTTTTAACCCGAAAGCCACGTTGTCGGCCACCGTCATGTGCGGCCACAGCGCATAACTTTGGAAAACCATCCCGGTGTTTCGCTTATGCGGTGGCAGGTCATTTACTTTTTCCGCGCCAAAAAAAATGTCTCCAATTTCGGGCGTATTAAACCCCGCCAGGGCACGAAGCAGCGTGGTCTTTCCACAACCGCTTGGACCCAACAAAAAGAACAACTCACCGGGTTCAATTTTTAGATCTATAGCGTCCAAGGCGACAGTATCACCGAAGGATTTTGAAAGACTCCTAACCTCTATGGATATCATTTTATGGGATCAGTGATTTCACCCTAGGAGATCGTAATCCAGTTGAAAGCTAAAACTTATTCACAATTTAAAGTGAGGCATTGTCCTACTTGTGGAAAGTTGTCACAAAAACCGTTTTCAATCATGTACAAAGAACTAGACGACATCCTGATAACTGAAGAAGCGATACGCCAACGCACCCGTGAAATGGGAAAAGAGATTTCTGATCTTTATGGTGATGAGGAGATTTCAGTAATATCCATCATCAATGGCGCGATCATCTTTACCGCTGATCTTCTCCGCACAATCACCAGCCCTGTCCGACTGGATTGCATCAGGGTCAGCAGTTACCGCAACTCGATGACTCCTGAGGTAGCTCCTCAAGTGTTAGACAACATCAAGCTGGATGTAGCGGGCAGGCACGTATTGATCATCGACGATATTCTGGATACTGGAAAAACAATTTCGAAGGTGGTAGACATACTTTCAGCGCTCAATCCAGCCAGCATTCGATCCTGCATGCTTTTGGAAAAGCAAGTCACACGCAGCGTAAATTACCACGCAGACTTTGTAGGGTTTACCATTCCAGATAAATTTGTGGTAGGCTACGGACTCGATTTCGCCGGTCGTTACAGGAATATTCCGGTAATCGGTGTTCTCAAGCCCGAGCTTCAGTCGGTAGCTGCTGTTTAAGGATCGAATCAAAAGCGTGAAAAAGGAAAATCACCTGATCTCCAAAATTACCAACGGGAGTTTCCAAAGCTGTAACAAAGAAAACGATCGGAAGAACTCAAATAATTGAGATTCAGAACTACTCTAAGTATTTCGGAAACCGTTTCTTTTTTTTCTTCCGCCTTTCACCTCCAGCCTTCAGCATTTTTCTCTATGCCTGAAGTCATCCGCGGAGTCCTGGAAAGGATTATGTTTTCCAACGAGGAAAACCATTTCCTTATCGGCGACTTACGTCCGGAAGATAAGAAAGCTACGATCACAGTAACCGGTACTATGCCCGGCGTCCAATGTGGGGAAACGCTGGAAGTCACTGGCGAATGGATTGTGAATCCAAAGTTCGGGACACAATTCAAGGTCACTCAAGTGAAGTCTACGCTTCCCTCCTCTGTTCACGGTATTCGTAAGTATCTGGGAAGCGGATTGATTCCCGGCATTGGAAAACACTTTGCCAACAAAATCGTCGACCACTTTGAAGCCGAAACACTCAAAATCATTTCACATGACAGTGCCCGCTTGCGGGAAATCCCCGGTATTGGAGCTGGAAGGGCAAAATCGATCAAGGCGGCTTGGGAAGAACAAAATGCCATTCGCGAGGTCATGCTCTTTCTCCAAACGTACGGTGTAACGTCGGCTAGATGTGTTCGATTGGTTAAGCAATACGGTAACGAAGCCAAAACGATTCTGGAAAACGAACCTTACCGCGTTGCTCGAGAAATTGACGGAATCGGTTTTAAAACTGCAGACCAAATCGCCCTCAACCTCGGTTTTGGAAATGACAGTCCAAAGCGCCTGGATGCAGGGTTGCTCTTTAGCCTGCAAGAATTGGAATCAGAAGGTCACACCTGCGTGCCGATGCGGCTGTGGGTTGAACACGCAACCAAGCTTCTTGAAACAGACGAAGTAAATATCGAAGCCAGAGTTGCCGAGCTGATTGACTCCAAGGAGGTCATCTCAGTGGACGATGCACATCGGATTCAATTACCCCATTTGCACCGGGCAGAAACTTCAATCGCAGAGGTTATAAGTCGCTCTCTAAAGACAAACTCCGGCTTACCTGCCATAAAGGTCGACCTGGCTATTGAGTGGGCTCAGAAAAAAGCCAGCTTCGGATTCGCAGACGAACAAATAGTAGCCATCCGAACAGCGCTCACTCAGAAAACATCCATTATCACGGGCGGACCCGGAACCGGCAAGACTACCATTTTACGTGCGCTTGTTCAGATTGTTGCGGCAAAGAAAGTGAATGTAATTCTTGCCGCCCCAACCGGTCGGGCAGCACAACGTATGAGCGAAGCTACCGGAGGATTGGCACAAACCATACATCGGCTTCTCAAATGGGATCCTCAAAAGGCTCATTTCGCGCACAACGAATCCAACCCGCTTAAAGGAGGCTTCGTCATTGTGGATGAATCCAGTATGCTCGATGTGCGTCTGGCATCATCATTGCTTAGAGCGATTCCGCAAAGTGCCCACATAGTATTTGTTGGCGACGTAAACCAGCTGCCGTCGGTTGGCGCTGGGAATGTGCTCAAAGATCTCATCGAATCTCAAGCCGTACCGGTAACCCGGCTACAGAAGATTTTCAGACAAAATGAAGAGAGCTCCATTATCACCACCGCCTATAATGTACTCAATGGTACCAAGGGGACTCCGTACCTACTTGAGAGCACAGGAGAACTTGGAGCTCAATATGATCTTCAGTTTATAAAGGCACCCGATGCAGAAGATTGCCTTCGCGTCATCGAATACCTTTGCAAAGAATTTATTCCGAAAAAACTGCGAAAAGATCCGCTTAGGGATACCCAAGTACTGGCACCTATGCACCGAGGCACAGTCGGTATCAGCAATATAAATTCGGTGCTTCAAAAATCACTCAATACTCACAAAAACGGATTTTCGTTTGGCGCTTATACATTTTGTATCGGCGACAAAATAATCCAGAATAGGAATAACTACGACCTCAACATTTACAACGGCGACATTGGAACCATTGAAAGTATAGACTATGAAAATAGTACGGTCCAAATCCAGTTTGATTCGGAACAGGTTGAAATGACCCGCTCTGATTTGCTGGATGTCAGCCTCGCTTACGCCATCAGTGTACACAAATCCCAAGGATCGGAATACCCCATCGTCATTATTCCCTTGGTAAAAGCACACTTCATGATGCTTCATAGAAACCTGCTCTATACCGCCCTCACCCGCGGAAAGAAAAAGATATTCATAGTGGGCGATCCTGTCGCCTACTTTATGGCAGTCAACAATGCCGATCCTGCCCGGCGCTTTACCGACTTGAAGGAGAAGCTGCTGGAAGCAATTTCTTGATCTTCATCCTGCCGTCTTTTTTCTTTCTCATTCTGATTTCTGCACTAAAACTTCAGCAACCATATGTTCTCCAATCAACAAATCGTGGACCGCCTCTTAACCGTAATGGAAAACGAACTGGTCG
Coding sequences:
- a CDS encoding undecaprenyl-diphosphate phosphatase: MKNTHSWNFPLRLLSVLILVSSFAFAQEDSNIETLETAELGLFEVSILGLVEGITEYLPISSTGHLILTAHFLELSDDTVLTDKSGKVVFLEKPSAENPAGIPLTLEVGINNYLIIIQFGAIAAVVVLYWNRLLTILFGILGKDRNGILLLRNLMVAFIPVAVLGLLFKDLIDRYLFGNLPVVLALFIGGVAILIVDRWHRKQVKDDLGPDLHELTLKQCVFIGALQCVALWPGTSRSMMTIIAGYLVRLSPNKAAEFSFLLGLVTLSAASIYKGYKVGLPITDAFGWWMPLLGCLIAAVSAAIAVKWMVNYVGKHGLAVFGYYRIVLAVVLAVVFYV
- the rpmF gene encoding 50S ribosomal protein L32 codes for the protein MANPKRKQSKQRSRLRRGANRFKAPELSKDNTDDTLFRPHRVNPANGMYRGRQVLDIEV
- the plsX gene encoding phosphate acyltransferase PlsX — translated: MAEETGSPKASIAVDVMGSDLGPGEIIVGIALALTSLKHLPEQFILVGDESTIRQHLEEQGLSKNPRIRVFHASQVIEMGEKPLKSLKAKKDSSMVRAIELVKEGEAKVVLSCGNTGSLMAGGTLKLRTIPGIARPALGVIIPNQTKHWVLIDAGANPNPSPENMVSNAILGKNYCKVALGIENPRVGLISIGTEEGKGTEFINETHQLLKKLGPLINYQGPVEGFQLFSDGIDVAVCDGFVGNVLLKSCEGLFATITSFLEQELNANPLRKMGALMSKGAYKAMKHQLSPERYSGAPLLGLNGDVLKAHGSSNRYAIEGALTIASEFIRKDMNHLIREDVTKSIALLNETAEV
- a CDS encoding ketoacyl-ACP synthase III; this translates as MSCTAPGVIIAGTGSYTPTTVVTNEEISTRVDTSDEWIASRTGIRERCFAPDGEVTSTMGAKAGRAAMEAANIEPHQIDLIVVATLSPDMNFPSTASLIQHRLGLRMVTSFDLSAACSGFLYALEVVSNMMRSNSYAHALVIGAEKMSPLLDWSDRGTCVLFGDGAGAVVLSKTEDTSHGIIDCYSGNDGSNPELLCLPGGGSAIPTSTESLAQGQHFIKMNGREIFRIAVRWMEQSAIIMLERHNLKPEDISLIIPHQANLRIIDALARSIKIPNEKFFVNVDRYGNTSAASVPIALDEAWQKGCIKSGDYVLLVAFGAGLTWGSTLIKWH
- a CDS encoding tetratricopeptide repeat protein, which gives rise to MALIMQKLKWIYLVGLLTFLQGTLKAEIVWNPTTGWELVGDRSRAFIGDPEEFEDIRKLMNVAREAHERGKHKKAIKMYRRVWDRYPGSIFAPESLYQTALVEHDRNSFRRGFNALTTIILGYPDYEKYTTVVRLQFSIATDLYDGKRAKYFWGLLPGFKGYDRAIVMYETMVSNAPFSEYAPMALMKAAELHIALKNDIYALDSLDRLINNYPDSMLAGDAYLMLASAFSRLVDGPEYDQGATREAINYFEDFLILFPDHPKVKEGEDGLARMLGIEAQSQLIKGDFYWKKRKDPVASKVFYNEAITTAPNSPEAERAKKLIAQIDAKIKAYAEKAGIILKDSFVPTSNDEGVTETDPKKLR
- the lptE gene encoding LPS assembly lipoprotein LptE, giving the protein MSLAKKLLIVTALAVEWLFYGCASYQAGDGTMVPFSSIQISPVINESQAPQINQVVNHDLREVFIKSGKVQVESTGTEAKLNVTLSGYERQTIATNSQDTALARKYALTLTASCDLINLTEESPYFLNREVSVTLDIFLDSGQTSTETNAIPLLSKKLAEAIENEVLQVW
- the rpe gene encoding ribulose-phosphate 3-epimerase, which produces MNTPILAPSILASDHARLADGVATIKQSGLSWAHIDIMDGHFVPNLTFGPEIVAALRRTSDLFFDVHLMLDNPQLYVEAFAKAGANLISIHVEPDYDILKTLATIHELGCQNGIVFNPGTPVEEVEPFIDKVDLVLAMTVQPGFGGQSFQHKVLQKTKVLSEMRKERSLTFRIEVDGGVDSTTLPLCMEAGIDTFVAGTAFFKPELRKALLELVR
- a CDS encoding ABC transporter substrate-binding protein, translated to MTKNIVIISLLTLVVGLPFLFRNKEEVAAPGTASVIIVTPHNESIRHEFGRGFREWYREKTGKDVVVDWRVLGGTSEIARYLQGEYTAAFRSHWTNDLGNKWNTEVQVSFADLSQVFDNTPNDDTVKERARRAFLESEISCGIDVFFGGGNYDHNRQAQIGNTVASKLFETHPDWFGEGGIPELLSGERYWDPEGRWMGSVLSSYGMIYNLDSLNRLGIDEPPQHWWDLEDPRLFGEVAVCDPTKSGSITQAFEMIIQQQIQIRLAEFKSAGHSPEEAEALAVRVGWESGLRLIRRISGNAQYFTDSSMKPSIDVSLGQAAVGMTIDFYGKFQVESVDSRAALHRLGFVTPKGGSTISADPISLLRGAPNKELGEAFLEFVMSLEGQKLWSFKANPQQEGAPHRFSLRRTAIRPDIYSPANMPLMSDPDYQPFERASEFSYHAEWTNPLFSEIRFLIRVMCLDLHPELKEAWAALLENKFPAEATRVFDDMSLISYDAVFEKYAPTIGSGNPEAEVVLARELGTLFRNQYKEVLRLAHN
- a CDS encoding ABC transporter ATP-binding protein, which translates into the protein MISIEVRSLSKSFGDTVALDAIDLKIEPGELFFLLGPSGCGKTTLLRALAGFNTPEIGDIFFGAEKVNDLPPHKRNTGMVFQSYALWPHMTVADNVAFGLKEQKLPKAEIKARTQEALAAVMMADYGNRKPNQLSGGQQQRIALARALVVRPRCLLLDEPLSNLDAKLRNEMRIEIRRVCKEYELTTVYVTHDQKEALSIADRLAVLRRGKILQVGTPQAVYRRPQSRFVANFIGEANFISGTVVDTGGGMAAIKTELGVLSGTLAQSAVDLEAGMQATCVIRPESLKIETYQTEENCIPGKVGDATYFGEVAQYQFDCGDVPLKVFELNPRFMWGDRGQQLFVWADSEDVVVLKD
- the hpt gene encoding hypoxanthine phosphoribosyltransferase; this encodes MYKELDDILITEEAIRQRTREMGKEISDLYGDEEISVISIINGAIIFTADLLRTITSPVRLDCIRVSSYRNSMTPEVAPQVLDNIKLDVAGRHVLIIDDILDTGKTISKVVDILSALNPASIRSCMLLEKQVTRSVNYHADFVGFTIPDKFVVGYGLDFAGRYRNIPVIGVLKPELQSVAAV
- a CDS encoding ATP-dependent RecD-like DNA helicase, translated to MPEVIRGVLERIMFSNEENHFLIGDLRPEDKKATITVTGTMPGVQCGETLEVTGEWIVNPKFGTQFKVTQVKSTLPSSVHGIRKYLGSGLIPGIGKHFANKIVDHFEAETLKIISHDSARLREIPGIGAGRAKSIKAAWEEQNAIREVMLFLQTYGVTSARCVRLVKQYGNEAKTILENEPYRVAREIDGIGFKTADQIALNLGFGNDSPKRLDAGLLFSLQELESEGHTCVPMRLWVEHATKLLETDEVNIEARVAELIDSKEVISVDDAHRIQLPHLHRAETSIAEVISRSLKTNSGLPAIKVDLAIEWAQKKASFGFADEQIVAIRTALTQKTSIITGGPGTGKTTILRALVQIVAAKKVNVILAAPTGRAAQRMSEATGGLAQTIHRLLKWDPQKAHFAHNESNPLKGGFVIVDESSMLDVRLASSLLRAIPQSAHIVFVGDVNQLPSVGAGNVLKDLIESQAVPVTRLQKIFRQNEESSIITTAYNVLNGTKGTPYLLESTGELGAQYDLQFIKAPDAEDCLRVIEYLCKEFIPKKLRKDPLRDTQVLAPMHRGTVGISNINSVLQKSLNTHKNGFSFGAYTFCIGDKIIQNRNNYDLNIYNGDIGTIESIDYENSTVQIQFDSEQVEMTRSDLLDVSLAYAISVHKSQGSEYPIVIIPLVKAHFMMLHRNLLYTALTRGKKKIFIVGDPVAYFMAVNNADPARRFTDLKEKLLEAIS